A single window of Diachasmimorpha longicaudata isolate KC_UGA_2023 chromosome 12, iyDiaLong2, whole genome shotgun sequence DNA harbors:
- the LOC135167935 gene encoding zinc finger and BTB domain-containing protein 14-like, whose amino-acid sequence MAGEQFSLVWNSFPTNLSSGLYSLLSDEHLVDVTLAAEGKILRAHKLILSVCSTYFRDLFKGNNCKHPIVILKDVNYRDLYAMLQFMYQGEVNIKQEDISSFLKVAETLQIKGLTKDKNENKEEPDEQSCQLLEKNLKSEKHEEMAESVESPDLLEDFPRSFDHPSSSQTDLPSSNTSEIPTSSSATFQVPAENVLKSENDESAIQSMFNENYMSVDRIANADIEPLDFTSDTHQLPKDKPLDYRYGMGSSTSGVASGNLENDRQTPVEGSSYQSDYGEEPPGHQDDMTYSKTFPYESSQPKSSKGRRTVKGIPHSTLPLETTLRVISELGPTLRVERGKVVRMYSCPWCLRHFTRKENLKLHVRYIHGPLESLTCKLCGNKYKNSNSLRVHSYLYHNTKRSKHNKPLVPSN is encoded by the exons ATGGCTGGTGAACAATTTTCTCTGGTGTGGAATAGTTTTCCAACGAATTTATCCTCGGGTTTGTACTCACTACTGTCTGATGAACACCTTGTGGATGTCACGTTGGCTGCTGAGGGAAAAATACTCAGGGCacacaaattaattttgtctgTATGCAGCACATACTTCAGAGATTTATTCAAG GGTAACAATTGCAAACACCCCATTGTTATACTCAAGGACGTTAATTATCGAGATTTATACGCAATGCTACAGTTTATGTATCAAGGGGAAGTAAATATCAAGCAGGAGGATATTTCTAGTTTCTTGAAAGTCGCCGAGACACTGCAGATCAAGGGGCTAACTAAAGACAAAAATGAG AACAAAGAAGAGCCAGATGAACAATCCTGTCAACTCCttgagaaaaatctgaaatctgAAAAACACGAGGAGATGGCAGAGTCTGTGGAGTCGCCAGACCTTCTGGAGGACTTTCCACGGTCCTTCGACCATCCCAGTTCCTCGCAGACTGATCTTCCATCCAGCAACACATCAGAAATTCCAACGTCTTCCAGTGCTACCTTTCAAGTACCCGCggaaaatgttttaaaatCCGAAAACGATGAATCAGCGATACAATCAATGTTCAACGAGAATTATATGAGCGTTGATAGAATAGCCAATGCTGATATTGAACCATTAGATTTCACCTCGGATACCCATCAACTGCCTAAGGACAAACCATTAGATTACAGATATGGAATGGGTTCGTCGACCTCAGGTGTTGCATCAGGCAATTTAGAGAATGACAGGCAAACACCGGTGGAAGGCAGCTCTTATCAGTCAGATTACGGGGAGGAGCCACCAG gTCACCAAGACGATATGACTTACTCAAAAACGTTTCCCTATGAGTCGTCCCAGCCGAAATCCTCAAAAGGTCGCCGAACAGTGAAAGGAATTCCCCACAGTACACTTCCCTTGGAGACGACCCTTCGAGTTATCTCCGAGCTCGGGCCAACCCTCCGAGTCGAGAGGGGAAAAGTCGTAAGGATGTACTCCTGCCCCTGGTGCTTGAGGCACTTCACGAGAAAGGAAAATCTCAAACTCCACGTGAGATACATTCACGGGCCCCTCGAAAGCCTAACGTGCAAGCTCTGCGGGAACAAGTACAAGAACAGCAACAGCCTTCGGGTTCACTCGTATCTCTATCACAACACCAAACGCTCCAAGCACAACAAGCCGCTCGTACCTAGCAACTGA
- the LOC135167939 gene encoding NEDD4 family-interacting protein 1-like: MSHISNDVVQSGASSSAVFPTLTVALPSEEPGHSGASSRQMNVLSLSDDDLPPPKPDFSAPPPYELATKLPSYEEVQREKTLQGEPIPTSMNLSGLRAQQPLTILAIDPSATEGDPESGLLGTDFIFFTAFLVAFLFNWIGFLVSMCFCHTIAARYGALAGFGLSLTKWTLIVKHSTDLASRANSWLWWLIMALGILICIRAITQYLNIKRGWKLLSGSAQERLLFFY, translated from the exons ATG TCGCACATCAGCAACGACGTCGTCCAGAGTGGCGCGTCCTCGTCGGCTGTATTTCCCACTTTGACAGTGGCATTACCCAGTGAAGAACCAGGACACTCAGGAGCTTCCAGTCGACAAATGAATGTCCTGTCGTTG AGCGATGACGATCTCCCGCCACCAAAACCAGATTTCTCAGCCCCTCCGCCCTACGAACTGGCAACTAAATTACCAAGTTATGAAGAAGTACAACGTGAGAAGACTCTGCAGGGAGAACCAATTCCAACTTCCATGAATTTG AGTGGTCTCAGAGCCCAACAGCCATTGACCATCCTCGCCATAGACCCCAGTGCTACCGAGGGGGATCCAGAGAGTGGACTTCTTGGCAcagatttcatattttttacagCTTTTTTGG TTGCGTTTCTATTCAACTGGATTGGTTTCCTGGTATCAATGTGCTTTTGCCACACAATTGCCGCACGATATGGGGCCCTGGCTGGCTTTGGGCTTTCTCTGACTAAATGGACACTGATAGTTAAGCACTCAACAGATTTGGCATCACGTGCTAACTCATGGCTGTGGTGGCTGATCATGGCACTGG GAATTCTCATCTGCATACGTGCAATTACCCAGTACTTGAACATTAAACGTGGGTGGAAATTGCTCTCTGGGAGTGCTCAGGAGCGTTTGCTCTTTTTCTATTGA
- the LOC135167921 gene encoding leucine-rich repeat and immunoglobulin-like domain-containing nogo receptor-interacting protein 3: MKIRVSIIQRYCQSPLMLVIPIILVIINCATCTEIVVCPAGCQCDGENFYCIGRSFLGLGLPQNAKNVVLTNVRAAELSVAALESSDFLEWLVWRSSGIERIEPGVFLSTPLLEHLDLGDNRIATLPEDVLGPLNRLRYLNLTGNSLTSLPRSAIQGLESLEILLLAHNQIAVLPYQAFVVVKSLIHLDLTGNRIVSLPDHTFKPNRELLSLRLSSNRLTKLPSRLFSGLKKLQHLDVSSNDIDILPRSFFSELSQLEDLDISGNPIANLSNIAFQGLTNLVHVNLGGTRLTKLPRDVWRPVPELRSLVLDNTRIEVLRNDDLIGLSKLENLTISDSPLRGIESKTLNHLSELRNLNLRNNDLTFLPASLAHLKRLEHLHLQGNPWACDCRMFWFVKWAESHAHRTAFESGLSCGQTETVDTIQALRYLNCTAPFLTHVTNTEVLHRLNSSVLLECEFNGNPAPSLTWVTPQLEIFHWNPDPSFPDAFHDHAAHHGVQDMRNLGNMGHVRLMDNGSLLITHLLRQDVGRYKCFAVNPIANMTTFVYLKMNPITYYEIKIFSIVVGAACTVIFLLLTLFVQFLRYAFSRCGCCSWCSCCRRGTRAKQIYQMLDNIEQYKSQQLERLRENYTQQVHRIKDNCAQQVEWIRDSYEGQMRHIRDIRDYGTSHLTTLKDQYYDQVKRVRDYSTGQLNWVRENYVFQRNKIRKFSAHQVLRLRESYKYQQQTLNKVLENLPNLYFDNCRSGSCGRSDSCVFDEKDMNGPEMETYFKRKLDRLDGCASNEDLNSEYYTPTEFSAASPHGPGFIDGIHINYIEDGPPPPFEHFRGNSLFRTDNEQCDEPVAKGFDVNTPVYRGTSAEFIGKEQASTPEVLGLLGPSASMPELPRETRL; this comes from the exons ATGAAAATCCGTGTGTCCATTATTCAGAGATATTGCCAATCGCCTCTGATGCTGGTAATACCGATAATCCTCGTGATAATAAATTGTGCAACGTGTACAGAGATTGTCGTGTGCCCAGCGGGATGTCAGTGCGACGGGGAGAATTTTTACTGCATAGGAAGGAGTTTTTTAGGCCTCGGTCTACcacaaaatgcaaaaaatgtTGTACTGACAAATGTCAGGGCAGCAGAACTATCAGTGGCTGCACTGGAGTCATCAGATTTTCTAGAGTGGCTTGTATGGCGATCAAGTGGAATAGAGAGAATAGAGCCAGGAGTTTTTCTATCAACTCCATTATTAGAACACCTGGATCTAGGTGACAATCGTATTGCAACATTGCCAGAGGACGTATTAGGTCCATTAAATCGTCTGAGATACCTCAATTTAACGGGCAATTCGTTGACAAGCCTCCCCAGATCAGCTATTCAGGGATTAGAATCATTGGAGATACTCCTACTGGCGCACAATCAAATAGCTGTTCTTCCTTATCAAGCATTTGTCGTTGTTAAATCCTTAATACATCTTGACCTTACTGGTAATCGTATTGTATCATTGCCGGATCACACATTCAAGCCAAATCGTGAATTACTCAGTCTTCGGTTGTCCTCGAATCGTCTCACCAAGTTGCCTAGTCGTTTATTCTCAGGATTAAAAAAACTCCAGCATCTTGATGTATCGAGCAATGACATTGATATACTTCCAAGGAGCTTCTTCTCAGAATTATCACAACTCGAGGATCTAGACATATCCGGCAATCCCATTGCTAATTTATCCAATATAGCATTCCAGGGCCTCACTAATCTCGTACACGTGAATCTTGGTGGTACAAGACTGACGAAATTACCGAGAGATGTTTGGAGACCAGTCCCCGAGTTACGATCACTGGTACTGGACAATACGAGAATAGAAGTACTCAGGAATGATGATTTAATTGGCCTTTCAAAGCTTGAGAATCTCACGATATCCGACAGTCCTCTTCGTGGCATTGAATCCAAAACCCTGAATCATTTGTCTGAACTCCGTAATTTAAATCTTCGCAACAACGATTTAACATTTTTACCAGCATCACTGGCTCATCTTAAACGCCTAGAGCATCTTCATCTACAGGGAAATCCATGGGCATGTGATTGCCGAATGTTTTGGTTCGTTAAGTGGGCCGAGAGTCACGCACACAGAACTGCATTTGAATCTGGATTGAGTTGTGGACAAACTGAGACTGTTGACACCATCCAGGCTCTACGTTACTTAAACTGTACAGCCCCATTCTTAACCCATGTCACCAATACCGAGGTATTGCATCGTTTGAATAGTTCAGTATTGCTGGAGTGCGAATTCAATGGCAATCCAGCCCCATCGTTGACCTGGGTAACACCCCAATTGGAGATATTCCATTGGAATCCGGATCCATCATTCCCCGATGCTTTTCACGATCATGCAGCTCATCATGGCGTTCAGGATATGAGAAATTTAGGGAATATGGGACACGTTAGACTGATGGATAATGGCTCACTTCTCATAACTCATTTACTTAGACAGGATGTTGGACGGTACAAGTGTTTTGCCGTTAATCCAATTGCCAATATGACTACCTTCGTTTACCTCAAGATGAATCCTATAActtattatgaaattaaaatattcagtatAGTTGTTGGTGCTGCTTGTACTGTAATATTTCTATTGCTAACTCTGTTTGTACAGTTTCTACGTTATGCATTCAGTCG ATGCGGCTGTTGCAGCTGGTGTTCTTGCTGCAGGCGCGGTACACGTGCTAAACAAATATACCAAATGCTTGATAACATCGAGCAGTACAAGAGTCAGCAGCTGGAGCGTTTACGCGAGAATTACACCCAGCAAGTTCACAGGATCAAGGACAATTGTGCGCAGCAAGTTGAGTGGATAAGGGACAGCTACGAAGGACAAATGCGGCACATTAGGGACATCAGGGATTATGGTACGAGCCACCTAACGACACTCAAGGATCAGTACTACGATCAG GTGAAACGTGTGCGTGATTATTCAACTGGCCAGCTGAACTGGGTGCGTGAGAACTACGTCTTTCAACGTAACAAAATACGAAAGTTCAGTGCACATCAGGTACTTCGGTTGCGTGAGAGCTACAAGTACCAGCAACAGACATTGAACAAAGTATTGGAAAATCTGCCAAATCTGTATTTCGATAATTGTCGTAGTGGATCGTGTGGTAGGAGTGATTCGTGTGTTTTCGATGAAAAAGACATGAATGGTCCCGAAATGGAGACTTACTTCAAAAGAAAATTGGACAGATTGGACGGCTGTGCGAGCAATGAAGATCTCAATAGTGAGTATTACACACCAACTGAGTTTTCAGCAGCGAGTCCACACGGTCCTGGATTTATCGATGGAATTCACATTAATTACATCGAGGACGGGCCACCGCCACCGTTCGAACACTTCAGGGGTAATTCATTGTTTCGTACTGATAATGAGCAGTGTGATGAGCCAGTGGCTAAGGGGTTTGATGTCAATACACCGGTTTATCGTGGCACCAGTGCTGAATTTATTGGGAAAGAGCAGGCAAGTACACCGGAGGTACTTGGACTGCTCGGGCCATCAGCAAGTATGCCGGAATTGCCACGTGAAACACGGCTGTAA